A stretch of [Clostridium] scindens DNA encodes these proteins:
- a CDS encoding carbohydrate ABC transporter permease, whose protein sequence is MRKSRMIKWLLSLAVGIFILIDLIPIFFTLITSFKTKEEYVYNIFSLPSHWSFDNYSQLFQAYDIPRLFMNSLLVTVIPIIFCVYFGALAAFAIGKFQFKGRKIFANMIFPLMSIPSVVMLFPLFRIFAKLNMTNRFPSVIIIYIGLILPFILNMLTSFMSSISSSYLEAAMMDGCGFFRLFHKIILPLLAPALSATTIVGAMWLWNEMLIAFIFLQDEAKRTLVVGLTSMQGLFQLNVPLLMAGAAITTVPVILIFILGQKWFIKGLTAGGIK, encoded by the coding sequence GTGAGAAAGAGCCGAATGATAAAATGGCTATTGTCCCTGGCAGTGGGAATATTCATACTGATTGACCTGATTCCCATATTTTTTACGTTGATCACTTCTTTTAAGACAAAAGAAGAGTATGTCTATAATATCTTTTCTCTGCCGTCACATTGGTCGTTTGACAACTACAGCCAGCTGTTCCAGGCGTATGACATCCCCAGATTATTTATGAACAGCCTTCTTGTAACAGTGATACCAATTATATTCTGCGTGTATTTCGGGGCGCTGGCTGCTTTTGCCATAGGGAAGTTCCAATTTAAAGGCAGGAAGATATTTGCAAATATGATATTTCCGCTGATGTCGATTCCTTCAGTGGTCATGCTCTTCCCGCTTTTCAGGATTTTTGCAAAATTAAATATGACCAATCGCTTTCCGTCGGTCATCATCATATATATCGGCCTGATCCTTCCATTCATATTGAATATGCTGACTAGTTTCATGTCATCCATTTCAAGCAGTTATCTGGAGGCGGCGATGATGGACGGTTGCGGGTTCTTCCGGCTATTCCATAAGATCATCCTTCCCCTGCTTGCCCCGGCTCTGTCGGCGACAACCATCGTAGGGGCCATGTGGCTGTGGAATGAGATGCTGATCGCGTTCATATTTCTGCAGGATGAGGCCAAGCGGACGCTGGTGGTGGGACTGACCTCCATGCAGGGGCTGTTCCAGCTGAACGTTCCGCTTCTTATGGCAGGGGCGGCAATCACGACGGTGCCGGTAATATTGATTTTTATATTGGGACAGAAATGGTTTATCAAAGGATTAACAGCAGGAGGAATAAAATAA
- a CDS encoding carbohydrate ABC transporter permease translates to MILLREKEKKVPYCFLAPSLFMIAIVFIYPIITVLYDSMFQISGRKRTFAGLENFILLLKNELFWKSVTNNLKFFICVPVLIILGIVLAVLLYNQIPGWRIYRVLMLIPYIFSITVTGIVFDCILRENGLLNGILQKIGLGGLAQAWLGQTSTALYAVMAVIIWKELGFGTMLILARLMSVDESLVEAARLDGAGLFTITRRILLPEIKPVVSFYFVLCMINMLSWLFNYIYVMTKGGPMNSTYVMDFYIYQLGAKYVNYGLSSALSVILLFVTFCLVGVQAYVRTHVFHDEEV, encoded by the coding sequence GTGATTCTATTGAGAGAGAAAGAAAAGAAGGTGCCATATTGCTTTCTTGCCCCTTCGCTGTTCATGATCGCGATCGTATTTATTTATCCTATCATTACGGTCCTGTATGACAGCATGTTCCAAATCAGCGGGCGCAAGCGGACTTTCGCAGGGCTTGAAAACTTCATCCTGCTACTTAAGAATGAATTGTTCTGGAAATCCGTAACCAATAATCTGAAGTTTTTTATATGTGTTCCGGTTCTGATCATCCTTGGCATAGTTCTGGCGGTATTGCTTTATAACCAGATACCGGGCTGGAGGATATACCGGGTACTGATGCTGATTCCTTACATATTCTCTATCACTGTGACAGGAATCGTGTTCGACTGTATCCTGCGGGAGAACGGCCTTCTTAACGGGATATTGCAGAAGATAGGCCTGGGCGGGCTGGCGCAGGCCTGGCTTGGCCAGACTTCCACAGCCCTCTATGCGGTGATGGCGGTTATCATCTGGAAAGAACTTGGGTTTGGGACAATGCTGATCCTGGCAAGGCTGATGTCGGTGGATGAGTCCTTGGTTGAAGCAGCAAGACTTGACGGAGCAGGACTATTTACGATTACCAGAAGGATCCTGCTGCCGGAAATTAAGCCGGTAGTCTCCTTTTACTTTGTGCTTTGTATGATCAACATGCTGTCTTGGCTGTTTAATTACATCTACGTGATGACAAAGGGCGGACCTATGAACAGCACCTATGTTATGGACTTTTATATATACCAGCTGGGTGCCAAGTATGTGAATTACGGTCTATCATCCGCGCTGTCGGTGATTCTGCTGTTTGTAACGTTCTGCCTGGTTGGCGTGCAGGCCTATGTACGGACCCATGTATTTCATGACGAGGAGGTGTAA